In Kiloniellales bacterium, one genomic interval encodes:
- a CDS encoding DUF1344 domain-containing protein: MRYVIGAVLALAIFGSAGLADAAEITGKLAAMDGNRIMLEDGTIFVLAQGVSAENLKPGATVVITYEEKDGQMVATAITPSNS; encoded by the coding sequence ATGAGATACGTCATTGGAGCCGTCTTGGCCCTTGCGATCTTCGGCAGTGCCGGCCTGGCCGACGCCGCCGAGATCACCGGCAAGCTCGCCGCGATGGACGGCAACAGGATCATGCTGGAGGACGGCACGATCTTTGTCCTGGCCCAGGGAGTTTCGGCCGAAAACCTGAAGCCCGGGGCCACGGTGGTGATCACCTACGAGGAGAAAGACGGCCAAATGGTGGCGACAGCCATCACCCCATCCAACTCCTGA